A part of Numida meleagris isolate 19003 breed g44 Domestic line chromosome 27, NumMel1.0, whole genome shotgun sequence genomic DNA contains:
- the LOC110388987 gene encoding nuclear receptor ROR-beta-like: MRAQIEVIPCKICGDKSSGIHYGVITCEGCKGFFRRSQQNNASYSCSRQRNCLIDRTNRNRCQHCRLQKCLALGMSRDAVKFGRMSKKQRDSLYAEVQKHQQRQEQSGGPKDEPEPLSRIYTTSVSSGLSDLDDISTLSDGLLFDFPLTPDGSSTYYNLDLLASAQPSPDQSSLDVADATLIKQESIYELMLEPALFAHGALEGSQLAGDISVLEIDRIAQNVVKSHLETCQYTAEELKHLAWSLYSPEEIRALQSKSCEAMWQQCSLHISNAIQYVVEFAKRIDGFMELCQNDQIILLKAGCLEVLLLRMIRAFNPLNNTVLFEGKFGGVQMFKALGCDDLISAIFELGRTLCRLQLSDEELALFTAAVLLSPDRPWLTESKKVQKLQDKIYVALQHEIQKKHSAEDKLSKMVSKLPLMKTICNLHLDKLEFFRLLHPETAMNFPPLYKEVFNSELQYSDPRES, from the exons ATGCGAG CCCAAATCGAGGTGATCCCGTGCAAGATCTGCGGGGACAAGTCCTCGGGGATCCACTACGGCGTCATCACCTGcgaaggctgcaag GGTTTTTTCCGGCGGAGCCAGCAGAACAATGCCAGCTACTCCTGCTCGCGGCAGAGGAACTGCCTGATCGACCGCACCAACCGCAACCGCTGCCAGCACTGCCGCCTGCAGAAATGCCTGGCGCTGGGCATGTCCCGCGACG CGGTGAAGTTTGGCCGCATGTCCAAGAAGCAGCGGGACAGCCTCTACGCCGAGGTGCAGAAGCACCAGCAGAGACAGGAGCAGAGCGGCGGCCCCAAGGATGAGCCCGAACCCCTGAGCCGCATCTACACCACCAGCGTCAGCAGCGGCCTCTCAGACCTGGACGACATCTCCACGCTGTCGGATGGGCTCCTCTTTGATTTCCCCCTCACTCCTGATGGCAGCAGCACCTACTACAACCTCGACCTGCTGGCCTCGGCGCAGCCCTCACCTGATCAGTCCAGCCTGGACGTGGCCGATGCCACGCTCATCAAGCAGGAATCCATCTACGAGCTGATGCTGGAGCCAGCCCTGTTTGCGCACGGCGCACTGGAGGGCAGCCAGCTGGCTGGGGACATCTCCGTCCTTGAGATCG ACCGGATTGCCCAAAACGTGGTGAAGTCACACCTGGAGACCTGCCAGTACACGGCGGAGGAGCTGAAGCACCTGGCCTGGAGCCTGTACTCCCCGGAGGAGATCCGCGCCCTGCAGAGCAAG AGCTGCGAGGCCATGTGGCAGCAGTGCTCGCTGCACATCTCCAACGCCATCCAGTACGTGGTGGAGTTCGCCAAGCGCATCGATGGCTTCATGGAGCTCTGCCAGAACGACCAGATCATCCTCCTCAAAGCCG GTTGCCTTGAGGTGCTCCTGCTCCGCATGATCCGCGCCTTCAACCCCCTGAACAACACCGTGCTCTTCGAGGGGAAGTTCGGCGGCGTGCAGATGTTCAAGGCGCTCG GGTGCGATGACCTCATCAGCGCCATCTTCGAGCTGGGGAGGACCCTATGCCGCCTGCAGCTGTCGGACGAGGAGCTCGCCCTGTTCACTGCCGCCGTCCTGCTCTCCCCGG ATCGCCCGTGGCTGACGGAGTCCAAGAAGGTGCAGAAGCTCCAGGACAAGATCTACGTGGCCCTACAGCACGAGATCCAGAAGAAACACTCCGCCGAGGACAAGCTCTCGAAG ATGGTCTCCAAGCTGCCCCTGATGAAGACCATTTGCAACCTGCACTTGGACAAACTGGAATTTTTCCGTCTCCTGCACCCGGAGACGGCCATGAACTTCCCACCCCTCTATAAGGAGGTCTTCAACTCGGAGCTGCAGTACAGCGACCCGCGGGAGAGCTAA
- the SCAMP4 gene encoding secretory carrier-associated membrane protein 4 gives MAEKVNNFPPLPKFIPLKPCFYQNFADEIPIDYQSLVKRIYHVWIFYCVTLVVNIVACLAWWIGGGYGVNFGLAILWLILFSPCGYVCWFRPVYKAFRSDSSFNFMAFFFIFGAQFVLTVLQAVGFSGWGACGWLAAITFFSTNVAAAVFMLFPAIMFTTSAVAMLVCILRVHKIYRGAGGSFQKAQDEWHSGAWRNPPSREAQYNNFAGNSLPEYPTVPNYPSGNQWP, from the exons ATGGCAG AAAAGGTGAATAACTTCCCACCGCTCCCCAAATTCATCCCCCTGAAACCCTGCTTCTACCAGAATTTTGCGGATGAGATCCCCATCGATTATCAGTCCCTGGTGAAGAGGATCTACCACGTCTGGATCT TTTACTGCGTCACGCTGGTCGTGAACATCGTTGCCTGCCTGGCGTGGTGGATCGGAGGCGGCTACGGCGTCAACTTCGGCTTGGCCATCCTCTGGCTCATCCTCTTCAGCCCCTGCGGCTACGTCTGCTGGTTCCGACCGGTGTACAAAGCCTTCCG GTCGGACAGCTCCTTTAATTTCATggctttcttcttcatcttcgGCGCGCAGTTCGTCCTCACCGTCCTGCAGGCGGTGGGTTTCTCTGGATGGGGAGCGTG CGGGTGGTTGGCGGCCATCACGTTCTTCAGCACCAACGTGGCAGCTGCTGTCTTCATGCTGTTCCCTGCCATTATGTTCACGACGTCGGCGGTGGCGATGCTCGTCTGCATTCTGAGG GTGCACAAAATCTACCGAGGGGCCGGGGGGAGCTTCCAGAAGGCTCAGGACGAGTGGCACAGCGGCGCGTGGAGGAACCCCCCCAGCAGGGAGGCTCAGTACAACAACTTTGCAGGGAACAGCCTGCCGGAGTACCCCACGGTGCCCAACTACCCCTCGGGAAACCAGTGGCCTTAG